Proteins encoded by one window of Taeniopygia guttata chromosome 1A, bTaeGut7.mat, whole genome shotgun sequence:
- the LOC115490906 gene encoding uncharacterized protein, whose product MAPPPTTPAPRLSENNIGGGRRSPLPRRDWLLAPLTHTAARALPRGLTGSVVCAGRAGRRLRVPPGDLGPAGPRCGAVPVSGAIPALRGYSRAPGPFPCPGPFPHSGVIPALRGHSRVPGPFPPHGSCGTLLGEQLSALRSVPGATAAPQVRRTGRENLQLLDHFRGFCLSVVVLDARSRSWFIKSIRNGRTNEIASVRDL is encoded by the coding sequence ATGGCGCCGCCGCCAACAACACCAGCGCCTCGACTCAGCGAAAACAACATTGGCGGCGGACGGCGCTCGCCGCTGCCGCGCCGCGATTGGCTGCTCGCGCCGCTGACGCATACTGCGGCCCGCGCTCTGCCGCGCGGCCTCACGGGAAGTGTAGTCTGTGCTGGGCGAGCCGGTAGGAGACTGCGCGTCCCGCCCGGCGATCTCGGACCGGCTGGTCCGCGCTGCGGGGCCGTTCCCGTGTCCGGGGCCATTCCCGCGCTCCGGGGTTATTCCCGCGCTCCGGGGCCGTTCCCGTGTCCGGGGCCATTCCCGCACTCCGGGGTTATTCCCGCGCTCCGGGGCCATTCCCGGGTTCCGGGGCCGTTCCCGCCTCACGGGAGTTGCGGCACCCTTCTGGGGGAGCAGCTTTCGGCCCTCCGGAGCGTCCCGGGCGCGACCGCAGCGCCGCAAGTCAGGCGAACGGGAAGGGAAAACTTGCAGCTTCTTGACCACTTTCGAGGCTTTTGTTTGTCTGTTGTTGTTTTAGATGCTCGCAGCCGGTCCTGGTTTATTAAAAGCATTAGAAACGGCAGAACTAATGAAATTGCTTCAGTCCGTGACCTCTGA